In a genomic window of Amblyomma americanum isolate KBUSLIRL-KWMA chromosome 4, ASM5285725v1, whole genome shotgun sequence:
- the LOC144129036 gene encoding iripin-8-like, whose product MSRLLWLVSVTVMALAAEPDEDGRWKLARANNFLGLNLLKALPSNANTNAFFSPYSVATAMGMAYAGARGDTLEQLTLNFGYAADELNEQKVLALFREQLDASRELPHEYTLDVANAAVAQEGYGVLPNYTNALMSSFGAEYIEADFSKKGEEAVEKINNWVSDKTHGKIRRLFDEPPDFSTRLILLNAVYYKGTWLYEFNKARTKPRSFYNGGVTKVLVPMMKMKSTLNHTFDATLNADVVDLPYVGIDFAMTILLPSERNGLEHLKSVLTTQTLNRAIARMYPKDMKFRMPKLKLDTKYTLKPTLESMGIKKIFSADADLSGISGAKNLYVSDVLHKAVLEVNEEGSEAAAVTGFVIQLRTAAFVTPPPLPKVYVDHPFIFLIRNVNTNCIMFLGEINAL is encoded by the coding sequence ATGTCTCGCCTGCTGTGGCTAGTTTCCGTCACCGTGATGGCGTTGGCTGCAGAGCCCGACGAAGATGGCCGGTGGAAACTGGCCCGCGCCAACAACTTTCTGGGCCTGAACCTACTCAAGGCGCTGCCAAGCAATGCCAATACGAACGCGTTCTTCTCGCCGTACAGCGTGGCCACCGCCATGGGCATGGCCTACGCCGGTGCACGGGGCGACACGCTGGAGCAGCTCACTCTCAACTTCGGCTACGCCGCCGACGAACTGAACGAGCAGAAAGTCCTGGCCCTGTTCAGGGAGCAGCTGGACGCTTCTCGAGAACTTCCGCACGAGTACACCCTGGACGTCGCCAACGCGGCTGTTGCCCAGGAGGGGTACGGCGTCCTCCCCAACTACACGAACGCGCTGATGAGCTCGTTCGGAGCCGAGTACATTGAGGCCGACTTCAGCAAGAAGGGTGAGGAGGCTGTCGAAAAGATCAACAACTGGGTCAGCGACAAGACGCACGGCAAAATCCGCAGACTCTTCGATGAGCCGCCGGACTTCTCCACACGGCTCATCCTGCTCAACGCAGTATACTACAAGGGAACCTGGCTCTACGAGTTCAACAAGGCCAGGACGAAGCCGCGATCCTTCTACAACGGGGGCGTCACCAAAGTCCTGGTGCCCATGATGAAGATGAAGTCCACGTTGAACCATACTTTCGACGCTACCCTGAACGCGGACGTCGTGGACTTGCCATACGTCGGCATCGACTTCGCCATGACCATTCTGCTTCCCAGCGAGCGCAACGGCCTCGAACATCTCAAGTCTGTGCTCACCACGCAGACACTGAACAGAGCCATTGCCAGGATGTACCCCAAGGACATGAAGTTCAGGATGCCCAAGCTTAAATTAGACACCAAGTACACCCTCAAACCCACTCTCGAGTCGATGGGCATCAAGAAGATCTTCTCCGCTGACGCCGACCTCTCCGGTATCAGTGGCGCCAAGAATCTCTACGTCTCGGACGTACTCCACAAGGCGGTGCTGGAGGTGAACGAAGAAGGCAGTGAGGCCGCGGCTGTCACCGGGTTCGTGATTCAGCTTCGCACAGCAGCGttcgtgacaccgccaccgctgcccaaggTGTACGTCGACCACCCGTTCATTTTCCTCATCCGAAACGTCAA